The Lasioglossum baleicum chromosome 18, iyLasBale1, whole genome shotgun sequence genomic sequence TAACGGATCTGCTAATTTATAATTGATGACAATCTCGGTAAGGTTATTAATTCTCAACGCGATTCCGCGAGACTGAAGATTACAACACGTGTACaatttaatagaaaaaacaaTTGTACTGTACAACAGTCGATCTATTATTTTGTAGTTTATCAATGCCGAGAACTCGTAGGATATCGTAGTACATATGTACACGACAAAAATCATAACACGCGCAGCTCCTCTTACAAAGTAGAAGAAAAGCATAATTTTTCATTCGAAACAATATCTATGTAAGATAGTATATCTACCGACTTATAGTTCAGGACGAACGAGTTGATTCGAAGATGCCGGGGCGTAATGGAGAGACATTTCAATTCGTTTCATTGAAACTAATCTGCAAGTTCAGATTCTGTCACTATAAAATCCCGAAAAACCGTTACTCGAACAAAAACACCGTCTTCGAGGCGTTAACTTCGCGCGAACCAGCATTCGTTACATACGTATACACACACAAACGGCAATCCCGACTGAAGAGGCAGGTAGTTGACGAAAGAAAGGTGCACGTGGGTCGAATAATTTGCAAAACAAAAATCCCACTGGAGCCACCGACGTCTACTCTACCCCGAGGAACAACCTTCCCCGCGGCAAGAGATACATACATGCCAAACAATACGGAGCTCGAGCACTCGACAAAGTTCCCGAGAAATCATGCGATCCCGAATTGCGGAGAAATGAAGCTAGATAAGCTATCGGGATCGGTGTATTTTCGTACTCGAACACCGAAATCGCTCGGCCACTCGAGCGATAAACCGCTCGAGGAAgtagaagagaggagagagatccTTACCTCGATCACGGGCTGAACCGTCTGACGCGGCGTAATATCAGTGCGGAGGATCGGTTTGCGAGTTTGAGCGAGTGCCGTCGGCGGTCATCGGGCAGAAATCCGCGCCCTAATGCGTCGCTGTTGCCTGGCATCCACAGGTATCTCGCAGACACCGACCACGCGCACGTGTATCGTGTTCCTTCCGCCTCTGTCTCTCTTCTAATCGAGCATAAATCCCATCTGATTCCACTCCCGACGATTTACACAAGCGTACTAAAATACAGACGACGACATCCGATCTCGGAACGTTCCTGGGTGCCCGTACCGATCGAAATGTATCCTCTCGATGAACGTACGTACGCGCGACCGACCGAGTGTGTATCACCAGCACACCACTTCGATAATATTCTCTCCAGTCTTCCGTCGAGGACGCGAAACACGAAAAAACTGATAtctatctttctctttctctctctcgtcctTTCACCTCCCGAGACGCGAACGTGCGCGTAATATCTCGATGATTATCGCACGTCCGTCCGGTATCGAGGCTGCCGAGCGACTGAGCCGCGGCCGCGACCGTCGCTGGATGCTTGCCGCCACGCCCCCCCCACTACCGTCGAGATGAGAGCCGCACGTAACACGCATGCGCCGTCAAACGGAGACAAATGGACCGGCGAGACGCGAGGAACGCCGAGCGCCGAACGAGGACAGACGGACACCGGCGCGCGGCATGGCGCGAACGGAAATAATCGAAGCGTTGTAATCGAGTGGGAAATGCCGGGGAAAATGGTGGGGCCTTCACCGACTTCCTTGTGGCTTCCTCGTAATCGCacggccgacgacgacgacgacgacgacgacgcgcgacgccacgccgcacagtgggtaaaatcgacgttctagctgttcacgggctaaaaactcGAAGTCCtcgtatcgatttttaacgaatgcacaatgtttcttaaatgtccgttacattcgaaaacgataatattaattaaagctattaaaaactctcgttacaataaacgttcaaggatcaaactttttcagatacgatttatcaccgaaaaaattcctcttCTTCGtaatgatgtcctggaaaacctactgaagattaagcgaccaatttcttttttatatgaagaatgtatatctataaaggaggtatttttcgcgatcgcactatttgaaagaatggtaattatttttctcggcgcacaggttcgatcaatttctacactaaatgaataacgtttcatgcccctcaagctatattcgtttagtgtagaaattgatcgaacctgtgcgccgagaaaaataattaccattcaatgtatatctatgttgagaacgcaccagaaACTAAACGTCATTGTTCATCATTTATTATgaagaaaaatgtttaatcgactaaggaaaatcgtcgaagttttttcacctttgacaagggataaagttGTCATTCCCGGGGATCCCCATGgtctgacaaagtggaacattctcggcaagatctcctctaaaagatcgtgcaaaatttataCCCGGGATGACCCGGGGAACCgtagttatgatagtttaaagcgtcgcgtgacacgcgcacagtggtgagttcgatcgaaatcgtggcgaaattattcattattcacacgagttttcagacatttccggtggtgtgacgaaaaaatgtttcctacaagaAGTGATcggtacacagtcttttacaaatatcaatacaaaaagtttccaaaaaaaattttttttcaataaaaaactgtggtcaccttcattatttatttataactatgtattttttattcaataatgttatagctgacggcaagacgaatccaacgacctatttaatgtggtctttatgtattgaaataatggtgaaacagGCCCCGCGGCGCACACTggtcgatttttcgaaaaatttcaacaaaaattcgaATAATCACTTGAAACATTAATCTATTCACGTATTATAGAATTGAATACGTTCGTCAATCTTTGTAGATGTACCATTCTTGTCGAGTAATAACCAACACTATCGATCATGGTTTTTTCTTCTATCCAATCCTATTCTACTATGTAATCTGAAAACATGTTGCCAgtttttttaaacaattctgAACATATTCAGTTCGGCACAAGagatttattgaaattgaaatgattTTGAATGAATTTTCTTAGCTATATACGAAATCTAATTGAAAATTGTCAGCGATATTAACCTAACCTAacttaccaccaccggtcaagaTGACCGGAAGTAAATAAATcaaatatatatgcatatatatatatttaacaaaacttattggactgtatatgtatagccGGAAAGTAATTAtatcgtaaaaatatttttcataatattttgCACTTGAAAATGCCACTGAATTCTTCAATGGTCACGGAGTAGCTAACATATGTATAGAAAAGCAATTTTTATGACGACGTAAGCTATATTCGAAGCGTGAGATCGAACATGACCTCACTTATCTACAATAACACTGGCCGAACATctgtatttcattaaattacattactaCCTTTGATAGTTGTCAAATCGTTGTGATGATTTTATGGCTTTTTCGTCATTTGTACCGCTTTGTGCAGGCCTCTGTTTGGAAGGAACGGTCGTTGACCTGTGAGTAAATATTGATGCACAGCATTCAATTGGGATTTAACGTTTAATTTGAACGCGGCAAACGTTTATAAATAATGATGCGCGAATGTCTCGATTGTTTCGtgttcaatttaatttctagtcGCAATGTGACAAAAGCAAATTGTTTCTTCTCTGTAATCAAGGGGGTTATGTATCACGGTTTTCAAGTCTTGCTTCACGTATCAGggtaaatgaatttctttttactGTATCTGAAAAATAATATGGTTCACAAAGAGTTACATAGTTCATACTTACAGAAATAATGCAGGTAGGAAGCTAAAATTTGTTCAATGGGAACAGATAAAAGGTATTAAAAAAGGAAATCACAAGTGGTGGTAGCGGGGAAATCCCATTCTATAAATATTGCGCAACTGCACGTGCGCAGATAATCGATTTAAAGCGCGGGAAAACTTCGCATTTAAAGGACAGAAAACGGAAAGAGTAATGGAAAGGAAAGGAACGGAAAAATTGGGGTGATTGAGCGGTAATGTTGAATCATTTCATTAATACATGAGTATGATTATTGATTTTCGAGATCATGTGACTGTTAACTTGATAAACTGAGGAAGCTCATTGATAGTGATGATAGATCATCGGAGCTGGCGGAAAATAATCAATTCAAATAATTGCGATAATGTGATAAGAGATAAGTGTTGTGATATATAGCATCGACCTCTAAGAAAATCATTTctcgtgtctctctctctctctctttatactATGTACTGTTAGAAatagaagttgaagttgaaattgaaaaattaaagttgaaattgaaattcaagCAAATACACCAACGCGAACATATTATACCAATGCTAGTACTgctagaaattgaagtcgaaattgaaaagttgaagttgaaattgaaaaattgaagttgaaatcgaagttgaagagttgaaattgaagagttgtaattgaaattgaagcaaaaacagtaactcgaacaaataataccaatgctagtaAATAtgtactgctagattatgggtatTATAAAAACCATACCGTTTGTGGTCTtcttaggacgtaagactttcagacttgaaatagacgtaaaatgaacgtttttaagacgtcgtgtgctatctgggagtttatattattaaataattgttcATTAAGTAGATGAAATGATTAAATGTTCTGAATCATTAAATTCGTTTTAATAGTTCATGTTTACTACATACCTTGTCAGTCTAAATGATTAAACATCCTTTTTATAACATGATGtatgtaataatataatataaaaatacacgATAATCTTCTACGTAAAACTATTCAATATTTAGTATGATGGGGTCAGAGAGAATCGTTTACATATAATTTGTTCAAAGATGGAGCCATACAGCTACGTCACAGATACGTTAATCACGGTTACTTAACGAACAGGTGCATAGGTGCGCCGGTTCTCCCCTTTTCTCGGTTTTCTTCCGCAAGAATTGGCAGCCGGGTTTGAAGAAGGACCCCTCCGAGAAGCAATGCAGGTAGCCCATGTTTCTGGACGCCCACAAACCTGTTTTACCTGTTATATCCTGGCTGGCTTATGAGTACCACCGATTCTTATGCCTTCTTCTTTCCTTTTCAAAGAATTCGTCCTGTTAAAAAAAAACCAACcgtgaaaaaagaaaatgaatctCCGGGCCCACTCGTCAATCAGATCACCCTCGCCATGCATCATAAATATTAACTTAATAATGACGATATAATTGAAATTCAAAAAATCAATCTTAAACTGCACTATTCAAACATTTTtcgggaaaattaattttagcttTTATTGGTCAATTGAAGACTTGTACAATCTTCTAAACCCACCCTAAATTTTTTATGTTCTGATACTCATTCTATTGTAAATAGTCCAGAACGGGATACATAATGTATCGCCACATTTTAGAACAAAACTATTATTTTCCATACAAACAAGAATGCTTGTagaaaatatgttgtaaaaattgcagatgcaTATGTTAAAAAGTGCGATAATTATACCGCGGATGTgtgtttgtaaaatattttaaacaacatacgagataaaaaattgaatcattaaaaaatgagATTATTATAGGTTTAGGTGTTTTGAGATTTGTTGTGCAACGTTCGACTACATCAACACTTGTGAAATAAAAGATTGGATTTTCAGAAAAATGTTTAGAaattatattgttgttattgtcACCTATGCTACTTTTGATTGTGACGCTGAAAAAAAAACTGTGTTAAACGACAGATGGAAAAATGCAATatacagaaaattttcttttgaagAATATTTTGTTGGCAGCACGAAGGACGAAGACGCCCTTTGGAATTTTTCGAATCGGAGATTTAATAGGTCCCCGAGGAAGGTAGAAAGGAGCCGGTAACTTTTCTGTGAAGGGTCCTTTCTTCGATTGATCAGACGTGAACGTAAGCAGGGTGGATTTCGGGTCCATTGTGGATCATCGTTCTTTTAGGAGGAAAAAAGATCTCGGGACCTGCCACATACCTGTCCCATGATTAATGTTACGCCTCCTCGGAAACCTTTTCGCTGCCTGACAGACTCCGGAAAATCCGGTTGGACCAATAACAGTGGCTTCAACCTCTTAGCCGTGTGGATTTTTAAACGCTCATGATGCGTatccgaaaatttttaaatattcatcgTGCGCAAGTTGTTTCCAAATCAATTGTTTAATTTTCctcaaatatatttattattcctttattatattatatatttagttATTTAGCACATCTTCAGCTCTGCTTCAAGAAAAGTTGTAGAGAAAATCTCCATTGCTTTTTACAATTGTTTTATCCATATCGCAAATGTACAACGACATCTCTCATGTTGTAtccgaaattttttaaatatttatcgtgTGCTggttgtaaaaagtattcgtacaccctttaaaatagaataactttttcataattgtaccgaacgacctgattttttataatcaattagatgcattggtttacgaaatgatatgcaaaaatgaAATGATATGAAGcggagattctgccgattcgattgattaccccatgaactcgctgcgacaatttttttacctatggcagctgtgtttgaagttagtgcttcggaGAAATTATCGCGCCAagtacagcggctgcctgacatctctgtggaaaatttggaccaaactcgattcaaaatcaaagaactctcgatagaaatgaggtagagcgatgaaattttttaaaaattaaagctgaactttgcagaatatgggaaaaatagggagattatggtacgaacgtattttaacgttgagaaaattcgttaaacatgtagaatttcaagaaaatgtggtttctccagtagcACGCAAGGAGAAATGTCTTTTTTAACGTGctgtatatcatttcccgtgggtttttcacgctgatttcaaatctggcctcaaaatttgtctacgacctctggattttgcaagaaatcgattttgcttaAAGTTTTTtgattaaagttaaaaagcccatatttacttcaatgttgaataactcgaataaaaaaaatcgcacaatattcaagaacaacacaatttacacaggaaagatagcccttccaactGATatgaacgcgatttatcaaaaaaatttgttgctccccgtgttaTGTTCCAAAGtcgcataaaatttttgttaaccgtcaatgttgtcttcatctcgctataactttgtaaaaaaaccAACGTAGTGGCAATTTGAAAcaaagcatctgaaactagaggtttcaggctttcaaaccattgtttaacgacatcgatacggcaatttttgacggagttatgatcacgtaaagtgggagcaatttttcggattCGCACAAGCGATCCCttattcttttgaggagtgtattttaaagggtgtacgcgaatgctttttacactcactgtattatattctatattcagtTATTCAGCACATCTGATGCTCTGTCACAAGGAAAGTTGTAGAGAATCTCCATTGCTTTTTTACGACGTTATACAGGAAAAGTCATCGTTCGGTTAATAGAAAATCTACACATACGCCACACCTGTATTTTCCGTTAGTTCGCTAACAATACTCTGGCCCCTTAAATGACCTGCAGACTGAAATATGCAAATCTCTGTTGCAGGGAATATGATCGTTCGGATAGCAGAGAGTGTGCCGAACGGTCAGAAACCGTCGTTCCGAGCCCAACAGTAGGATTCCGTTTTGTCGCGGTTACGTCAACGCATCGGTCGAGGGAAGAAAGAAAGGGAGATCCTGCAGCCTCGAAGAATGCCGTGTAATGATGCTGCACATCCGGGAGGACGGTTGAAATGACTCCGACCCTCTCCCTTCACCCCTCAACCGATCCCCTCCTCTCTcaccttcctctctctcttgccCTTCTCtccactctctttctccctcgctCACTATCCTCTCTCGTTCATGTTATGTACTTGTTTTGATTCCGAGCCTTTATCGCgcgtttcttttcctttttctttccagGCGTGTCCGGTTGCTTCTTTCGACCGTTTCTCATTTCTTAGATCTCTCTTCTCTGCTCTCGTCCTTTCTTCTCTTCCTTTTTTTGTCTCTGAATCACTGTTTCCACTTCTCCAAAAATCGGATTTTCCACGATTTTTCATATCGAGTGACCCCTTCGGTTGATATGGAACAAATTGTTCGAGGTggttttttcaaattttgacGTGAAGCACATAATTTTTTGGTGCTAAGGGGTTACGTAAATATTGGGATTACAGTAGAGCCTCATTTATGAGGACAGGTCTGCTAGGTATTGTAGGTATCAGCCATTTCACGCCAAGCAATTTATCGGCATCATGGATTTTGATGGAATTTCATTGCAAAGCGATTTTGGATACCCTGGTGTTGTTTAAACTTTTTGAGTTACAACGATTGGAAGCTTAGCATCAGGtttgtgatgactagactgcggatctctttatgcaaaataaaaatttattacttgaaTTGCAACGAGAACCGGAGTGaactagaaattgattttcttccctattatgtTTAGCAGGTTGAGaggaatataatagtatttgtaaatttttctaatattttcgctattttaaattgcagctactcatttttgtcataaattcataatccGCAGTATCCgcataatccgcagtctagtgatgacacAGGACTTGCAGCATTTAATATGTACAAGTTTGAAGATTAATCCCAAAACACGCTTCTTAATTTAAAAGTGGACATTTAAGGCATGAAGAaaccaattttattttaagactttGATGTGAACAACCCCAAAATGTCCAAATAAGCTATTCTAGCTAATAAGTGTCTgcaaacgtatatttattaacaCAATCTGTATAGAATCTGTAATAGAAAcggttaataaaaattgttggtaaagtttTTTAGTAGAAATTGTTAATAAAACTTGTCACAATTAAAAAATCTAAGTAAAAAAGTGTCTCTAATAAAGAGTCTTAGTAACGATCGCGTTCTCAGAGATACGTTTCATAAAAATTCTCGAACAAACTGTTCAATGGAAGTGTGACTAAAAATTCCGAGCCAGGAGTTTTACTGTATCCCCTGCTGTACCGTAAACGCACTTCCGGTTTTCAAATTGTTCAGCCATATTGAAGACCCGAGTCGGTACATCTCTTCTCACTGTATAACAGTAATGGGATTAGACGGAGGTGAGAAATGCAGTACGCAGAGTGGCGTAATCGCTTACGCGAGTACGGAAAAGAGAAAGAGCGGGTGGACGAGGACGTGGAATGAGAGGAGAAAGAGGAAACTAGCGGGTTTCAAGGTAGCCTCAACACTGGACCTGCACATGTCGCTATGGAGCACCTATTCCATCCTACAAATCGCGTTTCTTTTTTAGTAATCAAacaatagatttatttatattattctaGCAATTATATCCTAATAATAggtttatttatttcaacaatatTGCACTTAATTCGAATAATAAATACTGGAATAATATAACAcaatatacagtgagtgtaaaacgtattcgtacgccccttaaccccttgcctcacGATTTAgtttacgatttcagtgatcAACACTGTAGttcttaatttcctaaaaaaggaggaaTTGCACATCTATTGTACGCCTATATGTTtcccaatagctgtacattaacgaaaccacaatagaattttattttgatttaaatatctctgttcagaatcttcatcaggaGTCTGACacaatattgtaaggcaaggggtaaaaatagaataacttttttataattgtaccaaacgacctgacttttcataatcaattagaagcatcaatttatgaaatgatatgcaaaaacgaTTTTCCAAATAAGTACAATTCATAAGGTTACatggaaaaatagaaaaggcatttttttaaattttcttatttgggccctcaatggaaatttaaattatatgttttgtagatctatggtagttatacacatactgaaaatttcatcggaatcgaAATCTGTACGATTCTgtagattttaagcagaaactgatcaaaagtcgtgtaaaactacgatttttaccatttttaaccgcttgtagatCGCGTATCtatgttaatcaatttcgatgaaatgctcagcatgtgtgtaactactatagatctacaaatcatatatttcaaattttcattaagaggccaaataaaaaagttttacaaaacgccttttttatttttgcatgtaaccttgtaaattataattatttggaaaattttatttgcatatcatttcgtaaagcaatgcttctaattgagtATAATAGATCAGCTCgtgtggtacaattataaaaaagttattctattttaaaggacgtatttactttttacactcactgcaAATAATCATTGGAACTGGATGAACTTTTTCTAGTTATAAAATGTATCCATGCGCAGATGATTACTTAATATTACCATTTTCCATAATGAATCTGTGAAAAATTCATCGTGTCtttctttgatttttatttacaacTATTTACAGTAATTTACACAGTATTGCTTTGCAACTATGTCCATAAAAAAGTGAGAAAAATTTTAGTTATGTACGCGGATACACTATTAGGTCCGGTTAACGACAAGATAGCCTCTATCCACATAATTCATGTCTGTTGTGCAATATGCTTTTAAATGTATGGAATGTTTGTAGATCACAACAATTACTGAAATCGTAATCTGTGCGTACAAGTTAACTACAGTGAGCGCAAAacgtattcgtacgccctttaaaacagagaataacttttttacaattgtaccacACGACCCGATTTTTTATACtcgattagaagcattggtttacgaaatgatatgcaaataaaattttccaaataatcATAATTCAcacggttacatgcaaaaataacaaAGGCGTTTTTTTAAAACTATAGATTTGTCGCGGCTAACAAGAAGTCGAGCTTGTGTAGCTATCAAGTTCATAGAAATACCAACGAAAACACTGCGTGAAACGACGTCTCCAGAAGTAACTGATAATTATTTCGTTTTAAGTGATGTCTTATAGTATTGTCGCGGACTGTATACCCACAAAAGCATAAAATCGCCATTCCAATGATTACAAGCAAGGTATATCATGGGACGTTTTCGGTAAAACTTCTTGTTTTAAAGAGGAAGAAGATTATTTTTCCTAATCGCAATCAGGGTCAGGCGAGGGGACACGCAAGAGCAAAAGGGACACGCAAGAGCAAAAGGgaccgtgagagagagagagagagagacaaggaGAGTGAAGTTTAGTAATCCACGTCGGTGTTGGCGCAATCGAGGAATTCCTCCTGCGAGCCGAAGGAAGGAAATTGCGTTGCCCAATTAGAAATCGCGGGAGACCGCAGAAAGAAAGGCCAAGAAAGAGCGAAGGAACCGAGAGACCGACGGGGAAAGAAGACGGAAGAGGGGCCAGAGGGAAAGAGGGAAAAAGAGCGGTTTCGAAACGACAGTACTACAACGCTCTGTTGCcgcttttgtaaataaatatacgcTATTATCCTGTTGCGCGTCCCGAAATCCATGCACATGAATAAAATCTTTCAATTAAATACACAGGTGCCTTTCCATCTAATTTTTACTCCGAGCATAATTAATTCTTAACGTTTCACTTCTTCGTCATTTACGGTTCACGGATATTTACCGTATCTGTTAAACGGAAGAAAACGTAGTTGTTACGACATAAGTTCTAGTTTATGATAGGGTCAATTTTGTTCGCGTAGTTTACGATACTTGTGCTATATAATAAATTTGGAtaatagaattattattttagataAAACAATCACGTGCCTCTATAAATTAAAACGAGGTTTCATGTAATATTACACCGAGAGTTAGTGGTGAAATAAATTTGATTCGTACAATTTGCAATATTTCTTgctcaatacatttttaacaatatagttaatatatatatatatatatatatattactaaaacaggcctggccaacccaaatagttcacgggccactttgataacgcgtaacgttactaggtaaacatgcttttaaaaaatgtaataccaatacaaaatgaataaaactttattgttatactatgattcaatcTAATCAACTCTCGAGTCTTAagtaatgagatattgtttATCCTCTGTTccacttaatttttgtaaatctatatttatgttcgacgttgcacattttttttaaatgaagcacgtgatgaactctttgtaaatttcatcttcgaaaaaattgtttcacaaacatatctggatccaaaagcagttacaacatacaactcgttgtgcaaaatatcttaagttggaatatctctcggatgtaatatatgtaagtactgtaaaaattaatttttgatgtggacgcagtttgtttcatttcattgttgcaccGTAACTCAATTgtatcaaagatatcaaatatagaactggagttcgtagtcgcgcttgcgcattataacaatgacactttatttattcaatattttttggTATACACACAaggagaaacaaaagtttcaatagaaatacaAAATCGCccgcgggccgcgtgttggccaggcctggtctaGTGGCCTTTGGGCTAACATGTACAATCCAGACTTGGATATAATGAATACGTTTGATATTCGTTCAATTTCCCATACATTTTCCTACGAATAGGAAAAATGTGGGAAACCAAACCGGACACAGTGCTGTTATGGGATCTGCGGAACAAGCAATATGAAAGAAATTCATTACAGGGAAATCTGTTGTTCCGATAAAAGAAGGTTCGATGAAAT encodes the following:
- the LOC143218026 gene encoding uncharacterized protein LOC143218026 isoform X3 — translated: MRAARNTHAPSNGDKWTGETRGTPSAERGQTDTGARHGANGNNRSVVIEWEMPGKMVGPSPTSLWLPRNRTADDDDDDDDARRHAAQWIRFITEKIPLLRNDVLENLLKIKRPISFLYEECISIKEGI
- the LOC143218026 gene encoding uncharacterized protein LOC143218026 isoform X2 gives rise to the protein MRAARNTHAPSNGDKWTGETRGTPSAERGQTDTGARHGANGNNRSVVIEWEMPGKMVGPSPTSLWLPRNRTADDDDDDDDARRHAAQWIRFITEKIPLLRNDVLENLLKIKRPISFLYEECISIKELTARRIQRPI
- the LOC143218026 gene encoding uncharacterized protein LOC143218026 isoform X1 is translated as MRAARNTHAPSNGDKWTGETRGTPSAERGQTDTGARHGANGNNRSVVIEWEMPGKMVGPSPTSLWLPRNRTADDDDDDDDARRHAAQEYDRSDSRECAERSETVVPSPTVGFRFVAVTSTHRSREERKGDPAASKNAV